A genomic window from Clostridium cylindrosporum DSM 605 includes:
- a CDS encoding DUF4062 domain-containing protein produces the protein MAGIRVFVSSTCYDLNILRSQLRVFLNSLGYEPMMSDFNDILYDPRTHTHTSCVDEVSNCDILVLIIGSRFGGQAVPEAIDKINFEGIEKNDINVEMLKNQDKVSITQLEVLKAIEQSIPVYTFIEQKVWHDHQLYQKNKSKAIIKQIDFPSIEKQDTAEYIFEFINFVRLRSKGNNIFTFNKIDDIESVLKKQWSSYFQRLLSEQRYNYIQGKKIENLTNQFEDLKTAILTSIGSNNQKEVAMGVVKYRRLFEFIQALRIIDFNSIKTSILTWEDLLEEYGIVKVLDCREIDELRERGPMGRGSILLKDDDTFYLCRYSIEVINELSLDWGTFTRLNNDTRSIIADALSEIPNRGIMMSYFRESLSEYIERKYKKYSISEYVVVE, from the coding sequence TTGGCTGGTATAAGAGTTTTTGTGTCATCAACTTGTTACGATTTAAATATTTTAAGGTCACAGTTAAGAGTTTTTTTAAACTCATTAGGGTATGAACCTATGATGAGCGATTTTAATGATATTTTATATGATCCGAGAACTCATACACATACTAGTTGTGTGGATGAAGTTTCAAATTGTGATATTTTGGTATTGATAATAGGGTCACGGTTTGGGGGACAGGCTGTTCCTGAGGCAATAGATAAAATAAATTTTGAGGGAATAGAAAAAAATGATATTAATGTGGAGATGTTAAAAAACCAGGATAAAGTTTCTATTACTCAATTAGAAGTATTGAAAGCAATAGAGCAGTCTATACCTGTCTATACATTTATAGAGCAGAAGGTTTGGCATGATCATCAGTTATATCAAAAAAATAAAAGTAAAGCTATAATTAAACAAATTGATTTCCCTTCAATTGAGAAGCAAGATACAGCAGAATATATATTTGAATTTATTAATTTTGTTAGATTAAGATCTAAGGGAAATAATATATTTACGTTTAATAAAATTGATGATATTGAAAGTGTGTTAAAAAAACAGTGGTCAAGTTATTTCCAAAGGTTATTAAGTGAACAAAGGTATAATTATATACAGGGAAAAAAAATAGAAAACTTAACTAATCAATTTGAAGATTTAAAGACTGCAATACTTACTTCGATAGGCTCAAACAATCAAAAAGAAGTAGCTATGGGAGTTGTAAAATATAGAAGATTGTTTGAATTTATCCAAGCATTAAGAATTATAGATTTTAATTCAATAAAAACGAGCATTTTAACTTGGGAAGATTTGCTTGAAGAATATGGAATTGTTAAAGTTTTAGATTGTAGAGAAATAGATGAGTTGAGAGAAAGAGGCCCTATGGGAAGAGGAAGTATTTTACTTAAAGATGATGATACTTTTTATTTGTGTAGATATTCAATAGAAGTGATAAATGAATTGTCATTAGATTGGGGTACTTTTACTAGACTAAATAATGATACAAGAAGTATAATTGCAGATGCACTATCAGAGATACCTAACAGAGGTATAATGATGTCTTATTTTAGAGAAAGTTTAAGTGAATATATAGAGAGAAAGTATAAAAAGTATTCAATTTCTGAATATGTAGTGGTAGAATAA